The following coding sequences are from one Caldisericum sp. window:
- a CDS encoding trypsin-like peptidase domain-containing protein, translating into MDEFEHQEHRSWIVYLVVGIIIGSIIGGIFGTFIVFKNPTLFPWVANQSIGTQTGSNQTTVQVPTNLVDIQSQVEEIANKISPAVVKIVSTTQIIDPFFFQIIPQQGLGSGVIIRSDGLILTNNHVIADATKIEVTLSNGKTYKGEVLGTDPTSDLALVKINATDLPTATLGDSSKAKVGEFVIAIGNPYGLDHTVTLGVISAVERNIDTGDSTMYGVIQTDAAINPGNSGGPLVNLKGEVIGINTMIYQNAQGLGFAVSSNTAKRVIDSILKTGSVKWPYLGVKVTTMTQELANAYNIKYTEGAFVADVVVGSPAYIAGIRKHDIITAVNDKAIKTSDDLISTIRNYSPNDKVNITVSRNGKIMNFEVVLGSR; encoded by the coding sequence ATGGATGAATTTGAACACCAGGAACACAGAAGTTGGATTGTTTACCTTGTTGTAGGTATCATCATTGGAAGCATTATCGGAGGAATTTTTGGAACTTTCATAGTATTTAAGAATCCAACGCTTTTCCCATGGGTTGCAAATCAATCAATTGGTACTCAAACAGGGTCAAATCAAACAACTGTTCAAGTACCTACAAATCTTGTAGATATACAAAGCCAGGTTGAAGAAATTGCAAATAAAATTTCCCCTGCAGTCGTAAAAATTGTTTCTACTACACAGATTATCGATCCATTCTTTTTCCAGATTATTCCTCAGCAAGGTTTAGGTTCGGGTGTCATTATTAGAAGTGATGGGCTTATTCTAACTAATAACCATGTAATAGCAGACGCAACAAAGATTGAGGTAACTCTTTCAAACGGAAAGACATACAAAGGGGAGGTTTTGGGAACAGACCCAACATCAGACCTTGCACTTGTAAAAATTAATGCAACAGATTTACCTACAGCAACACTTGGAGACTCTTCAAAAGCCAAGGTTGGCGAATTCGTAATTGCAATCGGAAACCCATATGGATTAGACCATACTGTTACATTGGGCGTGATCTCTGCAGTCGAAAGGAATATAGATACAGGCGATAGCACAATGTATGGAGTCATTCAAACAGACGCTGCAATAAACCCTGGGAATAGCGGTGGGCCTCTTGTAAACCTTAAAGGCGAAGTAATAGGTATAAACACGATGATATATCAAAATGCACAGGGATTAGGATTCGCTGTTTCTTCAAATACGGCAAAAAGGGTTATAGATAGCATTTTAAAAACTGGAAGCGTTAAGTGGCCCTACTTAGGAGTTAAAGTTACAACAATGACGCAAGAACTTGCAAATGCGTATAACATAAAATATACAGAAGGCGCATTTGTTGCAGATGTAGTTGTAGGAAGTCCAGCATATATCGCTGGCATTAGAAAACACGATATTATAACTGCAGTTAATGATAAGGCAATTAAGACTTCAGATGACCTTATTTCAACAATAAGAAACTATTCGCCAAACGACAAGGTTAATATTACTGTATCAAGAAACGGTAAGATAATGAACTTTGAAGTTGTGCTTGGATCACGATAA
- a CDS encoding roadblock/LC7 domain-containing protein — MDNILNELAQIEGVRGVAVVSTDGLIVEAKLPQDLDPDAVAGMCATSFRNSVTTAKVLGSGKVKHVLIETETDFIIFSSIGNGFLAVVSTRKVNLGYLRIKIDRAVKEIKEKMLEE, encoded by the coding sequence ATGGACAACATACTAAATGAGCTTGCACAAATTGAAGGAGTTAGAGGTGTTGCAGTTGTAAGTACAGATGGCTTAATAGTTGAAGCAAAACTTCCACAGGACCTTGATCCCGATGCAGTTGCAGGAATGTGTGCAACAAGTTTCAGAAATAGTGTAACAACCGCAAAGGTACTCGGCTCAGGGAAAGTAAAACACGTTCTTATTGAAACAGAAACAGATTTTATAATTTTCTCTTCTATTGGCAACGGTTTCCTTGCAGTAGTTTCCACAAGGAAAGTAAACCTCGGATACCTTCGCATTAAGATTGATAGGGCAGTCAAAGAAATTAAAGAAAAGATGCTCGAAGAGTAG